A single Branchiostoma floridae strain S238N-H82 chromosome 11, Bfl_VNyyK, whole genome shotgun sequence DNA region contains:
- the LOC118425526 gene encoding A disintegrin and metalloproteinase with thrombospondin motifs adt-1-like isoform X1 encodes MNLLRAKVVIVTAVLLMFLIDDTAAWWRSRRRRRRRCSWRACVWGGWSDWTACSATCGFNGTQTRSRVIAVSAACGGTACSGPSSQTQDCNRRCCLRNCQWHNWSPWSACTATCGSTGTRSRTRGNTPAYCGGSGCSGSSSQVEACNRQCCPVNCQWSSWGSWSSCSASCGSGTQTRTRSIAVPASCAGRACVGGTTESKSCNGGCCPRNCEWHNWSSWSACTASCGNSGTRSRTRGNTTEYCGGSQCSGDSSQVEACNRGCCPQNCQWHNWSSWSACTASCGNSGTRSRTRGNTTEYCGGSQCSGDSSQVEACNRGCCPQNCQWHNWSSWSACTATCGSSGTQSRTRGRTSEQCGGRECSGSNREVQACNRQCCPVNCQWSSWGSWSSCSASCGSGTQTRTRSIAWLASCAGRECVGGTAESKSCNGGCCPRNCQWHNWSTWSACTASCGNSGTRSRTRGNTTEYCGGSQCSGDSSQVEACNRGCCPQNCQWHNWSSWSACTATCGSSGTQSRTRGRTSEQCGGRECSGSNREVQACNRQCCPVNCQWSSWGSWSSCSASCGSGTQTRTRSIAWLASCAGRECVGGTAESKSCNGGCCPRNCQWHNWSTWSACTASCGNSGTRSRTRGNTTEYCGGSQCSGDSSQVEACNRGCCPQNCQWHNWSSWSACTATCGSSGTQSRTRGRTSEQCGGRECSGSNREVQACNRQCCPVNCQWSSWGSWSSCSASCGSGTQTRTRSIAWLASCAGRACVGGTTESKSCNGGCCPRNCQWHNWSTWSACTTSCGNSGTRSRTRGNTTEYCGGSQCSGDSSQVEACNRGCCPQNCQWHNWSSWSACTATCGSSGTQSRTRGRTSEQCGGRECSGSNREVQACNRQCCPVNCQWSSWGSWSSCSASCGSGTQTRTRSIAWLASCAGRECVGGTAESKSCNGGCCPRNCQWHNWSTWSACTASCGNSGTRSRTRCIES; translated from the exons ATGAACCTCCTGCGGGCCAAAGTCGTGATAGTGACTGCGGTGCTGTTGATGTTCCTCATTGATGACACCGCCGCTTGGTGGAGATCTAGACGTCGCCGCCGCCGCCGCTGCAGCTGGCGCGCCTGTGTGTGGGGTGGCTGGAGCGATTGGACAGCCTGCTCCGCTACGTGTGGCTTTAATGGAACACAAACACGATCGAG AGTCATCGCTGTGTCAGCAGCGTGTGGTGGAACAGCTTGCTCTGGGCCCAGCAGTCAGACCCAGGACTGTAACAGGAGGTGCTGTCTTCGAAACTGCCAGTGGCACAACTGGAGCCCTTGGAGCGCCTGTACGGCAACCTGTGGAAGCACTGGAACCCGATCAAGAACAAG gggtaacacaccagcataTTGTGGAGGCAGCGGATGCAGCGGTTCCAGCAGCCAGGTAGAAGCCTGTAACAGGCAGTGCTGTCCTGTGAACTGCCAGTGGAGTTCCTGGGGTTCCTGGAGCTCCTGTTCGGCAAGCTGTGGTTCCGGAACCCAGACACGAACAAG GAGCATTGCTGTACCAGCATCTTGTGCAGGAAGAGCATGTGTTGGAGGCACCACGGAGAGCAAGTCATGTAACGGGGGATGTTGTCCTAGAAACTGCGAGTGGCACAACTGGAGCTCTTGGAGCGCCTGCACAGCTTCATGTGGGAACAGTGGAACCCGGAGCCGAACAAG GGGTAACACAACAGAATATTGCGGCGGTAGCCAATGCAGTGGAGACAGCAGCCAGGTGGAAGCATGTAACAGAGGTTGCTGCCCTCAAAACTGCCAGTGGCACAACTGGAGCTCTTGGAGCGCCTGCACTGCTTCATGTGGGAACAGTGGAACTCGGAGTCGAACAAG GGGTAACACAACAGAATATTGCGGCGGTAGCCAATGCAGTGGAGACAGCAGCCAGGTGGAAGCCTGTAACAGAGGTTGCTGCCCTCAAAACTGCCAGTGGCACAACTGGAGCTCTTGGAGCGCCTGTACGGCAACCTGTGGTAGTAGTGGAACCCAGTCTAGAACAAG GGGCAGGACGTCGGAACAATGCGGTGGCAGGGAATGCAGTGGTTCCAACAGGGAGGTACAAGCCTGTAACAGGCAGTGCTGTCCTGTGAACTGCCAGTGGAGTTCCTGGGGTTCCTGGAGCTCCTGTTCGGCAAGTTGTGGTTCCGGAACACAGACACGAACAAG GAGCATTGCTTGGCTAGCATCTTGTGCAGGAAGAGAATGTGTTGGAGGCACCGCGGAGAGCAAGTCATGTAACGGGGGATGCTGTCCTAGAAACTGCCAGTGGCACAACTGGAGCACTTGGAGCGCCTGCACAGCTTCATGTGGGAACAGTGGAACTCGGAGTCGAACAAG GGGTAACACAACAGAATATTGCGGCGGTAGCCAATGCAGTGGAGACAGCAGCCAGGTGGAAGCCTGTAACAGAGGTTGCTGCCCTCAAAACTGCCAGTGGCACAACTGGAGCTCTTGGAGCGCCTGTACGGCAACCTGTGGTAGTAGTGGAACCCAGTCTAGAACAAG GGGCAGGACGTCGGAACAATGCGGTGGCAGGGAATGCAGTGGTTCCAACAGGGAGGTACAAGCCTGTAACAGGCAGTGCTGTCCTGTGAACTGCCAGTGGAGTTCCTGGGGTTCCTGGAGCTCCTGTTCGGCAAGTTGTGGTTCCGGAACACAGACACGAACAAG GAGCATTGCTTGGCTAGCATCTTGTGCAGGAAGAGAATGTGTTGGAGGCACCGCGGAGAGCAAGTCATGTAACGGGGGATGCTGTCCTAGAAACTGCCAGTGGCACAACTGGAGCACTTGGAGCGCCTGCACAGCTTCATGTGGGAACAGTGGAACTCGGAGTCGAACAAG GGGTAACACAACAGAATATTGCGGCGGTAGCCAATGCAGTGGAGACAGCAGCCAGGTGGAAGCCTGTAACAGAGGTTGCTGCCCTCAAAACTGCCAGTGGCACAACTGGAGCTCTTGGAGCGCCTGTACGGCAACCTGTGGTAGTAGTGGAACCCAGTCTAGAACAAG GGGCAGGACGTCGGAACAATGCGGTGGCAGGGAATGCAGTGGTTCCAACAGGGAGGTACAAGCCTGTAACAGGCAGTGCTGTCCTGTGAACTGCCAGTGGAGTTCCTGGGGTTCCTGGAGCTCCTGTTCGGCAAGTTGTGGTTCCGGAACACAGACACGAACAAG GAGCATTGCTTGGCTAGCATCTTGTGCAGGAAGAGCATGTGTTGGAGGCACCACGGAGAGCAAGTCATGTAACGGGGGATGCTGTCCTAGAAACTGCCAGTGGCACAACTGGAGCACTTGGAGCGCCTGCACAACTTCATGTGGGAACAGTGGAACTCGGAGTCGAACAAG GGGTAACACAACAGAATATTGCGGCGGTAGCCAATGCAGTGGAGACAGCAGCCAGGTGGAAGCCTGTAACAGAGGTTGCTGCCCTCAAAACTGCCAGTGGCACAACTGGAGCTCTTGGAGCGCCTGTACGGCAACCTGTGGTAGTAGTGGAACCCAGTCTAGAACAAG GGGCAGGACGTCGGAACAATGCGGTGGCAGGGAATGCAGTGGTTCCAACAGGGAGGTACAAGCCTGTAACAGGCAGTGCTGTCCTGTGAACTGCCAGTGGAGTTCCTGGGGTTCCTGGAGCTCCTGTTCGGCAAGTTGTGGTTCCGGAACACAGACACGAACAAG GAGCATTGCTTGGCTAGCATCTTGTGCAGGAAGAGAATGTGTTGGAGGCACCGCGGAGAGCAAGTCATGTAACGGGGGATGCTGTCCTAGAAACTGCCAGTGGCACAACTGGAGCACTTGGAGCGCCTGCACAGCTTCATGTGGGAACAGTGGAACTCGGAGTCGAACAAGGTGCATAGAATCTTAA
- the LOC118425526 gene encoding A disintegrin and metalloproteinase with thrombospondin motifs adt-1-like isoform X2 — protein sequence MNLLRAKVVIVTAVLLMFLIDDTAAWWRSRRRRRRRCSWRACVWGGWSDWTACSATCGFNGTQTRSRVIAVSAACGGTACSGPSSQTQDCNRRCCLRNCQWHNWSPWSACTATCGSTGTRSRTRGNTPAYCGGSGCSGSSSQVEACNRQCCPVNCQWSSWGSWSSCSASCGSGTQTRTRSIAWLASCAGRACVGGTTESKSCNGGCCPRNCQWHNWSTWSACTTSCGNSGTRSRTRGNTTEYCGGSQCSGDSSQVEACNRGCCPQNCQWHNWSSWSACTATCGSSGTQSRTRGRTSEQCGGRECSGSNREVQACNRQCCPVNCQWSSWGSWSSCSASCGSGTQTRTRSIAWLASCAGRECVGGTAESKSCNGGCCPRNCQWHNWSTWSACTASCGNSGTRSRTRGNTTEYCGGSQCSGDSSQVEACNRGCCPQNCQWHNWSSWSACTATCGSSGTQSRTRGRTSEQCGGRECSGSNREVQACNRQCCPVNCQWSSWGSWSSCSASCGSGTQTRTRSIAWLASCAGRECVGGTAESKSCNGGCCPRNCQWHNWSTWSACTASCGNSGTRSRTRGNTTEYCGGSQCSGDSSQVEACNRGCCPQNCQWHNWSSWSACTATCGSSGTQSRTRGRTSEQCGGRECSGSNREVQACNRQCCPVNCQWSSWGSWSSCSASCGSGTQTRTRSIAWLASCAGRACVGGTTESKSCNGGCCPRNCQWHNWSTWSACTTSCGNSGTRSRTRGNTTEYCGGSQCSGDSSQVEACNRGCCPQNCQWHNWSSWSACTATCGSSGTQSRTRGRTSEQCGGRECSGSNREVQACNRQCCPVNCQWSSWGSWSSCSASCGSGTQTRTRSIAWLASCAGRECVGGTAESKSCNGGCCPRNCQWHNWSTWSACTASCGNSGTRSRTRCIES from the exons ATGAACCTCCTGCGGGCCAAAGTCGTGATAGTGACTGCGGTGCTGTTGATGTTCCTCATTGATGACACCGCCGCTTGGTGGAGATCTAGACGTCGCCGCCGCCGCCGCTGCAGCTGGCGCGCCTGTGTGTGGGGTGGCTGGAGCGATTGGACAGCCTGCTCCGCTACGTGTGGCTTTAATGGAACACAAACACGATCGAG AGTCATCGCTGTGTCAGCAGCGTGTGGTGGAACAGCTTGCTCTGGGCCCAGCAGTCAGACCCAGGACTGTAACAGGAGGTGCTGTCTTCGAAACTGCCAGTGGCACAACTGGAGCCCTTGGAGCGCCTGTACGGCAACCTGTGGAAGCACTGGAACCCGATCAAGAACAAG gggtaacacaccagcataTTGTGGAGGCAGCGGATGCAGCGGTTCCAGCAGCCAGGTAGAAGCCTGTAACAGGCAGTGCTGTCCTGTGAACTGCCAGTGGAGTTCCTGGGGTTCCTGGAGCTCCTGTTCGGCAAGCTGTGGTTCCGGAACCCAGACACGAACAAG GAGCATTGCTTGGCTAGCATCTTGTGCAGGAAGAGCATGTGTTGGAGGCACCACGGAGAGCAAGTCATGTAACGGGGGATGCTGTCCTAGAAACTGCCAGTGGCACAACTGGAGCACTTGGAGCGCCTGCACAACTTCATGTGGGAACAGTGGAACTCGGAGTCGAACAAG GGGTAACACAACAGAATATTGCGGCGGTAGCCAATGCAGTGGAGACAGCAGCCAGGTGGAAGCCTGTAACAGAGGTTGCTGCCCTCAAAACTGCCAGTGGCACAACTGGAGCTCTTGGAGCGCCTGTACGGCAACCTGTGGTAGTAGTGGAACCCAGTCTAGAACAAG GGGCAGGACGTCGGAACAATGCGGTGGCAGGGAATGCAGTGGTTCCAACAGGGAGGTACAAGCCTGTAACAGGCAGTGCTGTCCTGTGAACTGCCAGTGGAGTTCCTGGGGTTCCTGGAGCTCCTGTTCGGCAAGTTGTGGTTCCGGAACACAGACACGAACAAG GAGCATTGCTTGGCTAGCATCTTGTGCAGGAAGAGAATGTGTTGGAGGCACCGCGGAGAGCAAGTCATGTAACGGGGGATGCTGTCCTAGAAACTGCCAGTGGCACAACTGGAGCACTTGGAGCGCCTGCACAGCTTCATGTGGGAACAGTGGAACTCGGAGTCGAACAAG GGGTAACACAACAGAATATTGCGGCGGTAGCCAATGCAGTGGAGACAGCAGCCAGGTGGAAGCCTGTAACAGAGGTTGCTGCCCTCAAAACTGCCAGTGGCACAACTGGAGCTCTTGGAGCGCCTGTACGGCAACCTGTGGTAGTAGTGGAACCCAGTCTAGAACAAG GGGCAGGACGTCGGAACAATGCGGTGGCAGGGAATGCAGTGGTTCCAACAGGGAGGTACAAGCCTGTAACAGGCAGTGCTGTCCTGTGAACTGCCAGTGGAGTTCCTGGGGTTCCTGGAGCTCCTGTTCGGCAAGTTGTGGTTCCGGAACACAGACACGAACAAG GAGCATTGCTTGGCTAGCATCTTGTGCAGGAAGAGAATGTGTTGGAGGCACCGCGGAGAGCAAGTCATGTAACGGGGGATGCTGTCCTAGAAACTGCCAGTGGCACAACTGGAGCACTTGGAGCGCCTGCACAGCTTCATGTGGGAACAGTGGAACTCGGAGTCGAACAAG GGGTAACACAACAGAATATTGCGGCGGTAGCCAATGCAGTGGAGACAGCAGCCAGGTGGAAGCCTGTAACAGAGGTTGCTGCCCTCAAAACTGCCAGTGGCACAACTGGAGCTCTTGGAGCGCCTGTACGGCAACCTGTGGTAGTAGTGGAACCCAGTCTAGAACAAG GGGCAGGACGTCGGAACAATGCGGTGGCAGGGAATGCAGTGGTTCCAACAGGGAGGTACAAGCCTGTAACAGGCAGTGCTGTCCTGTGAACTGCCAGTGGAGTTCCTGGGGTTCCTGGAGCTCCTGTTCGGCAAGTTGTGGTTCCGGAACACAGACACGAACAAG GAGCATTGCTTGGCTAGCATCTTGTGCAGGAAGAGCATGTGTTGGAGGCACCACGGAGAGCAAGTCATGTAACGGGGGATGCTGTCCTAGAAACTGCCAGTGGCACAACTGGAGCACTTGGAGCGCCTGCACAACTTCATGTGGGAACAGTGGAACTCGGAGTCGAACAAG GGGTAACACAACAGAATATTGCGGCGGTAGCCAATGCAGTGGAGACAGCAGCCAGGTGGAAGCCTGTAACAGAGGTTGCTGCCCTCAAAACTGCCAGTGGCACAACTGGAGCTCTTGGAGCGCCTGTACGGCAACCTGTGGTAGTAGTGGAACCCAGTCTAGAACAAG GGGCAGGACGTCGGAACAATGCGGTGGCAGGGAATGCAGTGGTTCCAACAGGGAGGTACAAGCCTGTAACAGGCAGTGCTGTCCTGTGAACTGCCAGTGGAGTTCCTGGGGTTCCTGGAGCTCCTGTTCGGCAAGTTGTGGTTCCGGAACACAGACACGAACAAG GAGCATTGCTTGGCTAGCATCTTGTGCAGGAAGAGAATGTGTTGGAGGCACCGCGGAGAGCAAGTCATGTAACGGGGGATGCTGTCCTAGAAACTGCCAGTGGCACAACTGGAGCACTTGGAGCGCCTGCACAGCTTCATGTGGGAACAGTGGAACTCGGAGTCGAACAAGGTGCATAGAATCTTAA
- the LOC118425526 gene encoding A disintegrin and metalloproteinase with thrombospondin motifs adt-1-like isoform X3, with amino-acid sequence MRTLHLYIRRGRTSEQCGGRECSGSNREVQACNRQCCPVNCQWSSWGSWSSCSASCGSGTQTRTRSIAWLASCAGRACVGGTTESKSCNGGCCPRNCQWHNWSTWSACTTSCGNSGTRSRTRGNTTEYCGGSQCSGDSSQVEACNRGCCPQNCQWHNWSSWSACTATCGSSGTQSRTRGRTSEQCGGRECSGSNREVQACNRQCCPVNCQWSSWGSWSSCSASCGSGTQTRTRSIAWLASCAGRECVGGTAESKSCNGGCCPRNCQWHNWSTWSACTASCGNSGTRSRTRGNTTEYCGGSQCSGDSSQVEACNRGCCPQNCQWHNWSSWSACTATCGSSGTQSRTRGRTSEQCGGRECSGSNREVQACNRQCCPVNCQWSSWGSWSSCSASCGSGTQTRTRSIAWLASCAGRECVGGTAESKSCNGGCCPRNCQWHNWSTWSACTASCGNSGTRSRTRGNTTEYCGGSQCSGDSSQVEACNRGCCPQNCQWHNWSSWSACTATCGSSGTQSRTRGRTSEQCGGRECSGSNREVQACNRQCCPVNCQWSSWGSWSSCSASCGSGTQTRTRSIAWLASCAGRACVGGTTESKSCNGGCCPRNCQWHNWSTWSACTTSCGNSGTRSRTRGNTTEYCGGSQCSGDSSQVEACNRGCCPQNCQWHNWSSWSACTATCGSSGTQSRTRGRTSEQCGGRECSGSNREVQACNRQCCPVNCQWSSWGSWSSCSASCGSGTQTRTRSIAWLASCAGRECVGGTAESKSCNGGCCPRNCQWHNWSTWSACTASCGNSGTRSRTRCIES; translated from the exons ATGAGGACATTGCATCTTTATATACGCAGGGGCAGGACGTCGGAACAATGCGGTGGCAGGGAATGCAGTGGTTCCAACAGGGAGGTACAAGCCTGTAACAGGCAGTGCTGTCCTGTGAACTGCCAGTGGAGTTCCTGGGGTTCCTGGAGCTCCTGTTCGGCAAGTTGTGGTTCCGGAACACAGACACGAACAAG GAGCATTGCTTGGCTAGCATCTTGTGCAGGAAGAGCATGTGTTGGAGGCACCACGGAGAGCAAGTCATGTAACGGGGGATGCTGTCCTAGAAACTGCCAGTGGCACAACTGGAGCACTTGGAGCGCCTGCACAACTTCATGTGGGAACAGTGGAACTCGGAGTCGAACAAG GGGTAACACAACAGAATATTGCGGCGGTAGCCAATGCAGTGGAGACAGCAGCCAGGTGGAAGCCTGTAACAGAGGTTGCTGCCCTCAAAACTGCCAGTGGCACAACTGGAGCTCTTGGAGCGCCTGTACGGCAACCTGTGGTAGTAGTGGAACCCAGTCTAGAACAAG GGGCAGGACGTCGGAACAATGCGGTGGCAGGGAATGCAGTGGTTCCAACAGGGAGGTACAAGCCTGTAACAGGCAGTGCTGTCCTGTGAACTGCCAGTGGAGTTCCTGGGGTTCCTGGAGCTCCTGTTCGGCAAGTTGTGGTTCCGGAACACAGACACGAACAAG GAGCATTGCTTGGCTAGCATCTTGTGCAGGAAGAGAATGTGTTGGAGGCACCGCGGAGAGCAAGTCATGTAACGGGGGATGCTGTCCTAGAAACTGCCAGTGGCACAACTGGAGCACTTGGAGCGCCTGCACAGCTTCATGTGGGAACAGTGGAACTCGGAGTCGAACAAG GGGTAACACAACAGAATATTGCGGCGGTAGCCAATGCAGTGGAGACAGCAGCCAGGTGGAAGCCTGTAACAGAGGTTGCTGCCCTCAAAACTGCCAGTGGCACAACTGGAGCTCTTGGAGCGCCTGTACGGCAACCTGTGGTAGTAGTGGAACCCAGTCTAGAACAAG GGGCAGGACGTCGGAACAATGCGGTGGCAGGGAATGCAGTGGTTCCAACAGGGAGGTACAAGCCTGTAACAGGCAGTGCTGTCCTGTGAACTGCCAGTGGAGTTCCTGGGGTTCCTGGAGCTCCTGTTCGGCAAGTTGTGGTTCCGGAACACAGACACGAACAAG GAGCATTGCTTGGCTAGCATCTTGTGCAGGAAGAGAATGTGTTGGAGGCACCGCGGAGAGCAAGTCATGTAACGGGGGATGCTGTCCTAGAAACTGCCAGTGGCACAACTGGAGCACTTGGAGCGCCTGCACAGCTTCATGTGGGAACAGTGGAACTCGGAGTCGAACAAG GGGTAACACAACAGAATATTGCGGCGGTAGCCAATGCAGTGGAGACAGCAGCCAGGTGGAAGCCTGTAACAGAGGTTGCTGCCCTCAAAACTGCCAGTGGCACAACTGGAGCTCTTGGAGCGCCTGTACGGCAACCTGTGGTAGTAGTGGAACCCAGTCTAGAACAAG GGGCAGGACGTCGGAACAATGCGGTGGCAGGGAATGCAGTGGTTCCAACAGGGAGGTACAAGCCTGTAACAGGCAGTGCTGTCCTGTGAACTGCCAGTGGAGTTCCTGGGGTTCCTGGAGCTCCTGTTCGGCAAGTTGTGGTTCCGGAACACAGACACGAACAAG GAGCATTGCTTGGCTAGCATCTTGTGCAGGAAGAGCATGTGTTGGAGGCACCACGGAGAGCAAGTCATGTAACGGGGGATGCTGTCCTAGAAACTGCCAGTGGCACAACTGGAGCACTTGGAGCGCCTGCACAACTTCATGTGGGAACAGTGGAACTCGGAGTCGAACAAG GGGTAACACAACAGAATATTGCGGCGGTAGCCAATGCAGTGGAGACAGCAGCCAGGTGGAAGCCTGTAACAGAGGTTGCTGCCCTCAAAACTGCCAGTGGCACAACTGGAGCTCTTGGAGCGCCTGTACGGCAACCTGTGGTAGTAGTGGAACCCAGTCTAGAACAAG GGGCAGGACGTCGGAACAATGCGGTGGCAGGGAATGCAGTGGTTCCAACAGGGAGGTACAAGCCTGTAACAGGCAGTGCTGTCCTGTGAACTGCCAGTGGAGTTCCTGGGGTTCCTGGAGCTCCTGTTCGGCAAGTTGTGGTTCCGGAACACAGACACGAACAAG GAGCATTGCTTGGCTAGCATCTTGTGCAGGAAGAGAATGTGTTGGAGGCACCGCGGAGAGCAAGTCATGTAACGGGGGATGCTGTCCTAGAAACTGCCAGTGGCACAACTGGAGCACTTGGAGCGCCTGCACAGCTTCATGTGGGAACAGTGGAACTCGGAGTCGAACAAGGTGCATAGAATCTTAA